A genomic stretch from Haloarchaeobius amylolyticus includes:
- a CDS encoding DUF7285 family protein, translating into MSRWSMREQPAARRSNSRAQVEPTAALVAVFAVCVGLALFAGGLDATLARVGGDETGQRDLATPTLRQAHAAVAPDGVADPGRLTAAAGTGPDGYHVAVTLIAEGERWRVGPASPPHVSTAARPVSVRLEPGVVVSGTLRVEVWE; encoded by the coding sequence ATGTCACGCTGGTCGATGCGTGAGCAGCCGGCGGCGCGACGGTCGAACAGCCGCGCCCAGGTCGAACCGACCGCCGCCCTCGTCGCAGTCTTCGCGGTCTGTGTCGGGCTGGCGCTGTTCGCCGGGGGGCTCGATGCGACCCTGGCGCGGGTCGGCGGCGACGAGACGGGCCAGCGGGACCTCGCGACACCGACGCTCCGGCAGGCCCACGCGGCGGTCGCCCCCGACGGGGTCGCCGACCCGGGCCGCCTCACGGCCGCCGCGGGGACCGGCCCCGACGGCTACCACGTCGCCGTCACGCTCATCGCCGAGGGGGAACGCTGGCGGGTCGGCCCCGCATCGCCGCCGCACGTCTCGACCGCGGCTCGGCCGGTCAGCGTGCGCCTCGAACCCGGCGTCGTGGTGAGTGGCA
- a CDS encoding DUF7283 family protein, with product MPDLPIDAWYCWVGLAAASLAVAGVAVELPTRPAPDAAAAADTVDAVAAASYPTTAEHPVDASAVRLDPHRLSLRNAGGTTHATFGFGPVVPVAADSRLQRVATGDPPSSVFDSPVAFARAVEQARERTESRDATWRQAPARIRITRVHWEGTNVTLVDA from the coding sequence ATGCCAGACCTCCCGATAGACGCGTGGTACTGCTGGGTCGGCCTCGCTGCGGCGAGCCTCGCCGTCGCCGGCGTCGCCGTCGAACTCCCGACCAGACCGGCGCCCGATGCGGCCGCGGCCGCCGACACCGTCGACGCGGTCGCCGCTGCCTCGTATCCCACGACCGCCGAGCATCCGGTCGACGCGAGCGCGGTCCGACTCGACCCGCACCGGCTCTCGCTCCGCAACGCCGGCGGGACGACCCACGCGACCTTCGGGTTCGGGCCGGTCGTTCCCGTCGCGGCCGACTCGCGGCTCCAGCGCGTCGCGACAGGCGACCCGCCATCGAGCGTGTTCGACTCGCCAGTCGCGTTCGCCCGCGCGGTCGAGCAGGCTCGGGAGCGGACGGAGTCCCGCGACGCGACGTGGCGGCAGGCGCCAGCCCGCATCCGGATCACCCGCGTCCACTGGGAGGGGACGAATGTCACGCTGGTCGATGCGTGA
- a CDS encoding type II secretion system protein — protein MQFWVGWCRFLARGYPWPVDVSDELDRATTFLESDLAPETVTRAGYTAAGLGAVVAAAAASVLGVTPATVPLVALAAGLVLAHVVHSTPCWLASLRQSAALGDAPDLVGRAVLRMHVEPTAESAAAFAAESDDGPLAASLGQHVRGAAGTPESGLGSFVAAWRDTFPALRRALNLVVAAADAPAGERSRTLDRAMTAVLRGTRDRLASFTATVQGPVTGIYAFGVLLPLALVAVLPAARVAGLPVTIGALVVTYDGLLPAMLLVASAWLFTRRPVAFPPPAVSRAHPDVPSRPWRALAAGALSLGLAVLGVPLLAPGWLTPLVAPALGVGVALSVWYRPVAAVRDHAKAVESNLVDALYLVGRRVAEGEAVEAALDHAAGEVSGETGDVLAAACRRQRQLRVGVREAFLGEHGALARVPSPRARSTAALLALAAAEGAPAGRAIVSMADHLDDLQALERECQHDLARVTGTLRSTATTFGPLVAGATVAMADGMGLGGGAVGALGGPGGGSMTAPPLATPDLGLAVGAYVLLLSVVLTVLATGLQHGLDRTLVGVRVGRALPTAALVYAGAFLAAGAMV, from the coding sequence ATGCAGTTCTGGGTCGGCTGGTGCCGGTTCCTCGCCAGGGGCTACCCGTGGCCCGTCGACGTGAGCGACGAGCTGGACCGGGCAACGACCTTCCTCGAGAGCGACCTTGCTCCCGAGACGGTGACCCGCGCGGGCTACACCGCGGCTGGTCTGGGTGCCGTCGTCGCCGCGGCCGCAGCCTCGGTCCTCGGAGTCACTCCCGCGACCGTCCCGCTGGTCGCACTCGCCGCCGGCCTCGTTCTCGCGCACGTGGTCCACTCGACCCCCTGCTGGCTGGCGAGCCTCCGTCAGTCCGCGGCCCTGGGCGACGCGCCGGACCTCGTCGGCCGCGCCGTCCTCCGGATGCACGTCGAACCGACCGCCGAGAGCGCCGCCGCCTTCGCCGCCGAGAGCGACGACGGCCCCCTGGCGGCCAGCCTCGGCCAGCACGTCCGTGGCGCGGCCGGGACGCCCGAGAGCGGCCTCGGCTCCTTCGTCGCCGCGTGGCGCGACACCTTCCCGGCGCTCCGGCGCGCCCTGAACCTCGTGGTGGCGGCAGCCGACGCCCCGGCCGGCGAGCGTTCCCGGACCCTCGACCGGGCGATGACCGCCGTCCTCCGGGGGACCCGCGACCGACTGGCCAGTTTCACCGCGACCGTGCAGGGGCCGGTGACGGGTATCTACGCCTTCGGGGTCCTGCTCCCCCTCGCACTGGTCGCGGTCCTCCCCGCTGCCCGGGTCGCCGGGCTACCGGTGACCATCGGCGCACTCGTGGTGACCTACGACGGCCTGCTCCCCGCGATGCTGCTCGTCGCCAGCGCGTGGCTGTTCACCCGCCGGCCAGTCGCCTTCCCGCCGCCGGCGGTCTCGCGGGCGCATCCCGACGTGCCCAGCCGCCCCTGGCGCGCGCTGGCAGCCGGCGCGTTGTCCCTCGGGCTCGCGGTCCTCGGCGTGCCACTGCTGGCCCCCGGCTGGCTGACTCCCCTCGTCGCGCCCGCGCTCGGCGTCGGCGTCGCGCTCTCGGTCTGGTACCGCCCGGTCGCGGCGGTCAGAGACCACGCGAAGGCGGTCGAGTCGAACCTCGTCGACGCCCTCTACCTCGTCGGCCGCCGGGTCGCCGAGGGCGAGGCCGTCGAAGCCGCCCTGGACCACGCCGCCGGCGAGGTGTCGGGCGAGACCGGCGACGTGCTGGCCGCGGCTTGCCGCCGGCAGCGCCAGCTCCGGGTCGGCGTGCGCGAGGCGTTTCTCGGCGAGCACGGCGCCCTCGCCCGGGTCCCGAGCCCTCGCGCGCGGAGTACCGCCGCGTTGCTCGCGCTGGCGGCCGCCGAGGGTGCCCCGGCGGGCCGCGCCATCGTCTCGATGGCCGACCACCTCGACGACCTGCAGGCGCTCGAACGCGAGTGCCAGCACGACCTCGCCCGCGTGACCGGGACCCTCCGGAGCACCGCGACAACTTTCGGGCCACTCGTCGCCGGCGCGACGGTCGCGATGGCCGACGGGATGGGCCTCGGGGGCGGCGCGGTGGGGGCCCTCGGCGGCCCCGGTGGCGGCTCGATGACCGCTCCGCCACTTGCCACCCCCGACCTCGGCCTCGCGGTCGGGGCCTACGTCCTCCTGCTCTCGGTCGTCCTCACCGTGCTCGCGACCGGCCTCCAGCACGGGCTGGACCGGACCCTCGTGGGCGTGCGCGTCGGTCGCGCCCTCCCGACCGCGGCGCTGGTCTACGCCGGGGCGTTCCTGGCTGCCGGGGCGATGGTGTGA
- a CDS encoding ATPase, T2SS/T4P/T4SS family codes for MSLRSLLGTDSDDPCGCTVSFAGDRLSLDATDCPGGDLATDPDCRATAVEALESRDADSVVVRDGGLERAYEDDAAALLVAAGRFADATAFHDPVLAGRTRTDPLRAAADATARAGPVADLVAETGLAVLADRAGGYEEALRPYAGPTVSKARVATDLPPGATLVATRETCTGTTVREYEDATGRRCYHLEPVESRLEDDDLATLADAYAHLADGGTDGAARAPGRAVRAVADESTPVGVLAAVLRKHTREYGVLTDLFADPAVSDVFASAPVTETPLRVTAGGHTMPTNVRLTAAAAGALASRFRQESGRAFSRASPTLDATAEMAGDPVRVAGVTRPVSDGHGFAFRRNGRDAWTLPRLVTVGSLTAEAAAFLSLAVERAAAMLVAGTRGAGKTTTLGALLWELPRQTRTVVIEDTPELPVAALQTGGRDVQALHTTTGDGPSVAPDEALRTALRLGEGALVVGEVRGEEARVLYEAMRVGASGSAVLGTIHGDGGADVRERVVADLGVPESSFGVTDLVVTCRPVETASDAGTARRIARIEEVRSGDDGVHFAPLFALDGLALEPTGRIDRGESSLVAGLAGPTESYADVRRALQERTDEIAGLVADGRTAPADLPGGPC; via the coding sequence ATGTCACTGCGCTCGCTGCTCGGCACCGACTCCGACGACCCCTGTGGTTGCACCGTCTCCTTCGCGGGCGACCGGCTCTCGCTCGACGCGACCGACTGCCCCGGCGGCGACCTCGCGACCGACCCGGACTGCCGGGCGACCGCGGTCGAGGCCCTCGAATCGCGCGACGCCGACAGCGTGGTCGTCAGGGACGGGGGGCTGGAACGGGCCTACGAGGACGACGCCGCGGCCCTGCTGGTCGCGGCGGGCCGGTTCGCCGACGCGACGGCCTTCCACGACCCGGTGCTGGCGGGGCGCACCCGGACCGACCCCCTGCGGGCCGCGGCCGACGCGACGGCCCGGGCCGGACCGGTCGCCGACCTCGTCGCCGAGACCGGCCTCGCCGTCCTCGCGGACCGGGCGGGTGGGTACGAGGAGGCCCTGCGACCGTACGCCGGCCCGACCGTCAGCAAGGCCCGGGTCGCCACCGACCTCCCGCCGGGCGCCACACTCGTCGCCACGCGCGAGACCTGTACGGGGACGACGGTCCGCGAGTACGAGGACGCGACGGGGCGACGATGCTACCACCTCGAACCGGTCGAATCCCGACTGGAAGACGACGACCTCGCGACGCTCGCAGACGCCTACGCCCATCTCGCGGACGGCGGCACCGATGGGGCGGCGCGGGCCCCGGGCAGGGCGGTCCGGGCGGTCGCTGACGAGTCCACGCCGGTCGGGGTCCTCGCGGCCGTCCTCCGCAAGCACACCCGCGAGTACGGCGTCCTCACCGACCTGTTCGCGGACCCGGCCGTCTCCGACGTCTTCGCGTCCGCGCCCGTCACGGAGACGCCCCTCCGGGTGACCGCGGGCGGGCACACCATGCCGACGAACGTGCGGCTCACCGCGGCCGCGGCGGGCGCACTGGCCTCCCGGTTCCGCCAGGAGAGCGGCCGCGCCTTCTCACGCGCCAGTCCGACCCTCGACGCCACGGCCGAGATGGCGGGCGACCCGGTCCGGGTGGCAGGCGTGACCCGCCCCGTCAGCGACGGCCACGGGTTCGCCTTCCGGCGGAACGGCCGCGACGCCTGGACGCTCCCCCGGCTCGTCACGGTCGGGAGCCTCACCGCCGAGGCGGCCGCGTTCCTCTCGCTGGCGGTCGAGCGCGCGGCCGCGATGCTCGTCGCCGGAACCCGCGGGGCCGGCAAGACCACGACCCTCGGGGCGCTGCTGTGGGAGCTCCCGCGTCAGACCCGGACCGTCGTCATCGAGGACACGCCGGAGCTCCCGGTCGCAGCCCTCCAGACCGGCGGCCGGGACGTGCAGGCGCTGCACACCACGACCGGGGACGGCCCGAGCGTCGCCCCCGACGAGGCGCTCCGGACCGCCCTCCGCCTCGGCGAGGGTGCCCTCGTCGTCGGCGAGGTCCGCGGGGAGGAGGCCCGCGTGCTCTACGAGGCGATGCGGGTCGGTGCGAGCGGGAGCGCGGTCCTGGGAACCATCCACGGCGACGGCGGGGCCGACGTGCGCGAACGCGTCGTCGCCGACCTCGGGGTCCCCGAGTCCTCCTTCGGCGTCACCGACCTCGTCGTCACCTGCCGCCCGGTCGAGACAGCATCCGATGCCGGAACCGCGCGCCGAATCGCCCGCATCGAGGAGGTCCGCTCCGGCGACGACGGCGTCCACTTCGCGCCCCTGTTCGCCCTCGACGGGCTGGCGCTCGAACCGACCGGCCGCATCGACCGCGGCGAGAGTTCGCTGGTCGCCGGGCTCGCCGGTCCGACCGAGTCCTACGCCGACGTGCGCCGGGCGCTGCAGGAGCGAACCGACGAGATCGCCGGGCTGGTCGCCGACGGCCGGACCGCGCCCGCCGACCTGCCAGGGGGACCGTGCTGA
- a CDS encoding DUF7311 family protein encodes MSVRTVVAVVLALALLAATLPALDAARETRSDQQVAADLHRLEVAGEGLLATEDATPGPGARRVVTVRLPADGWTTREVAWVSVGGVPGEPDAQVLAYRLAGGPVREVRVGVAFRTPGGRPLVLEGSGEHRLVLTLQPDGEGVCVGRSRDS; translated from the coding sequence GTGAGCGTCCGGACGGTCGTCGCGGTCGTACTCGCGCTGGCGCTGCTGGCGGCGACGCTGCCGGCGCTCGATGCGGCGCGCGAGACCCGGAGCGACCAGCAGGTGGCGGCCGACCTCCATCGTCTCGAGGTCGCCGGCGAGGGGCTGCTCGCGACCGAGGATGCGACCCCCGGTCCAGGTGCGAGACGGGTCGTGACGGTCAGGCTGCCGGCCGACGGGTGGACGACCCGCGAGGTGGCCTGGGTGTCGGTCGGTGGCGTCCCCGGCGAGCCGGACGCTCAAGTACTCGCCTACCGGCTGGCAGGCGGGCCGGTTCGGGAGGTTCGTGTCGGTGTCGCGTTCCGGACGCCCGGCGGGCGGCCACTGGTGCTGGAGGGGAGTGGCGAGCATCGGCTCGTGCTGACCCTGCAGCCGGATGGGGAGGGGGTTTGCGTCGGGCGGTCGCGGGACTCCTGA
- a CDS encoding DUF7310 family coiled-coil domain-containing protein has product MSDQLDDRLRAVERAIADEDAVLDAVAGDGGATHTGFEAGATEPATGSAPEQPTLADRLDEVETAVADLEAAVQALRGYAGNVRSVNERVEQRADGAMAAVESLEERVAELEARSRTHESDVGEPAAGEWATSPGHSRDTDHDPYTIPDPDDGRDEPGLVARIREVL; this is encoded by the coding sequence ATGTCCGACCAACTGGACGACCGACTGCGGGCGGTCGAGCGCGCCATCGCCGACGAGGACGCGGTTCTCGACGCGGTTGCTGGCGACGGCGGTGCCACGCACACCGGGTTCGAGGCCGGAGCGACCGAACCCGCGACCGGCAGCGCCCCCGAGCAGCCGACGCTCGCGGACCGTCTCGACGAGGTGGAGACCGCCGTCGCCGACCTCGAAGCCGCCGTGCAGGCGCTCCGGGGCTACGCCGGCAACGTCCGGAGCGTGAACGAACGGGTCGAGCAGCGCGCCGACGGGGCGATGGCCGCGGTCGAGTCGCTGGAGGAGCGCGTCGCGGAACTGGAGGCGAGGTCGAGAACCCACGAGAGCGATGTGGGCGAACCGGCCGCCGGCGAGTGGGCGACCAGTCCCGGCCATTCGCGGGACACAGACCACGACCCCTACACGATTCCGGACCCGGACGACGGCCGGGACGAACCGGGGCTCGTGGCCCGCATCCGCGAGGTGCTGTGA
- a CDS encoding tubulin/FtsZ family protein, which translates to MKVVLIGVGQAGGKITQALAEFDYNMDFDAVQGALAVNTASADLQNLDIETQLVGQDTVKGHGVGGDNELGAQVMQDDAIEVMDSLDGKITAQAEAIFVVAGLGGGTGSGGAPVLLRELQRVYDLPIYALGVLPGRGEGAMYQANAGRSLKTVVREADSTILVDNDAWHDSGESLEGAFDTINQNIAQRIGLLFASGEAVEGVGESVVDTSEVINTLREGGIACMGYASALSGETAEDNINAVTSVTRSALLTGTSLPDAVTADSALLVVAGRPEAIPRKGVERARRWVEDQTGSMQVRGGDFPLDSDRIAALVLLGGVERSNRIDEFMERAKEAQQQQEKEPEDHAANFRNDELDDLF; encoded by the coding sequence ATGAAAGTCGTCCTGATCGGTGTCGGACAGGCCGGGGGCAAGATCACGCAGGCCCTGGCCGAGTTCGACTACAACATGGACTTCGACGCGGTGCAGGGTGCCCTCGCGGTCAACACGGCGAGTGCCGACCTCCAGAACCTCGACATCGAGACGCAACTCGTCGGCCAGGACACGGTGAAGGGCCACGGTGTCGGCGGCGACAACGAACTGGGCGCGCAGGTGATGCAAGACGACGCCATCGAGGTCATGGACAGCCTCGACGGGAAGATCACCGCACAGGCCGAGGCCATCTTCGTCGTCGCCGGCCTCGGCGGCGGCACCGGCTCCGGCGGCGCCCCGGTCCTCCTCCGCGAGCTCCAGCGCGTCTACGACCTCCCCATCTACGCGCTCGGGGTCCTCCCCGGCCGCGGCGAGGGCGCGATGTACCAGGCCAACGCGGGTCGCTCGCTGAAGACCGTCGTGCGCGAGGCCGACTCGACAATCCTCGTCGACAACGACGCGTGGCACGACTCCGGCGAGTCCCTCGAAGGGGCCTTCGACACCATCAACCAGAACATCGCCCAGCGCATCGGCCTGCTGTTCGCCTCCGGCGAGGCGGTCGAGGGCGTCGGCGAGAGCGTCGTCGACACCTCCGAGGTCATCAACACGCTCCGCGAGGGCGGCATCGCCTGCATGGGCTACGCCAGCGCCCTCTCCGGCGAGACCGCCGAGGACAACATCAACGCGGTCACGAGCGTCACCCGGTCCGCACTGCTGACCGGGACCAGTCTCCCCGACGCCGTCACGGCCGACTCGGCGCTGCTGGTCGTCGCGGGCCGTCCCGAGGCCATCCCGCGCAAGGGCGTCGAACGCGCCCGGCGCTGGGTCGAGGACCAGACCGGCTCGATGCAGGTCCGCGGCGGCGACTTCCCGCTCGACTCGGACCGCATCGCCGCGCTCGTGCTCCTCGGTGGGGTCGAACGGTCCAACCGCATCGACGAGTTCATGGAGCGCGCAAAGGAGGCACAGCAACAACAGGAGAAAGAGCCCGAGGACCACGCCGCGAACTTCCGGAACGACGAACTCGACGACCTGTTCTGA
- a CDS encoding SHOCT domain-containing protein: MSRQPATSITSLLVLGAGLAALFLDVNNWWLVFVIGYAVVVPIVGILTGEDDDEFLDETDRRMDEALDDAFDHATEREDLSASKRDSLETLRERYAQGELSEEQFERKLEVLLDTETLEDARNRVERGSEPETERN, from the coding sequence ATGAGCAGACAGCCCGCGACGAGTATCACGTCCCTCCTCGTCCTCGGGGCCGGGCTGGCCGCCCTGTTCCTCGACGTGAACAACTGGTGGCTGGTGTTCGTCATCGGCTACGCGGTCGTCGTCCCCATCGTCGGCATCCTCACCGGCGAGGACGACGACGAGTTCCTCGACGAGACCGACCGGCGGATGGACGAGGCGCTCGACGACGCGTTCGACCACGCGACAGAGCGCGAGGACCTCTCCGCCTCGAAGCGCGACTCGCTGGAGACCCTCCGCGAGCGGTACGCGCAGGGCGAGCTCTCGGAGGAACAGTTCGAGCGGAAACTGGAGGTACTGCTGGACACCGAGACGCTGGAGGACGCCAGGAACCGGGTCGAACGCGGCAGCGAGCCGGAGACCGAGCGGAACTGA
- a CDS encoding alkaline phosphatase family protein, with the protein MGLFDRLRGDDNPRVAFFGIDGVPYSLISDNEERFPNLTALAREGSAGPIDSIVPPESSACWPSLTTGVNPGETGVYGFQDREVGTYDTYVPMGDDVQAKRLWDRVQEDGRDATVMNVPVTFPPQRNVQRMVSGFLSVNDMSKAAYPDEFGGYLDSIDYKLDVNAKLGHEDDKTAFIEDAHETLEKRYEAFSHYIAEDDWDLFFGVFMTTDRVNHFLFEDYERDGANKEAFLDFYEKVDDYLGKLREQLPEDVTMVVASDHGFTTLDNEVHLNEWLQREGWLEFDTDEPEELADISEDARAYSFIPGRVYLNLEGREPRGSVPQDEYEEVRDELKAELEALEGPDGEKVAERVVEKEEAFRGDHDDIAPDLVIIPNHGFDLKAGFKGHDDVFTKGARNGMHSFDNASLFVDDPEANISDADLFDIAPTILDLLEIDFQRTEFDGASLV; encoded by the coding sequence ATGGGTCTCTTCGACCGTCTTCGTGGCGACGACAACCCCCGCGTCGCGTTCTTCGGCATCGACGGGGTACCGTACAGCCTCATCTCCGACAACGAGGAGCGGTTCCCCAACCTGACCGCGCTCGCCCGCGAGGGTAGCGCCGGTCCCATCGACAGCATCGTGCCGCCGGAGTCCAGCGCCTGCTGGCCGTCGCTGACCACCGGCGTCAACCCCGGCGAGACCGGCGTCTACGGCTTCCAGGACCGAGAGGTCGGTACCTACGACACCTACGTCCCGATGGGTGACGACGTGCAGGCCAAGCGCCTCTGGGACCGCGTCCAGGAGGACGGCCGCGACGCGACCGTGATGAACGTCCCCGTGACGTTCCCGCCCCAGCGCAACGTCCAGCGCATGGTCAGTGGCTTCCTCTCGGTCAACGACATGAGCAAGGCCGCATACCCCGACGAGTTCGGCGGCTACCTCGACTCCATCGACTACAAGCTCGACGTCAACGCGAAACTCGGACACGAGGACGACAAGACGGCGTTCATCGAAGACGCCCACGAGACGCTCGAGAAGCGCTACGAGGCCTTCTCGCACTACATCGCGGAGGACGACTGGGACCTCTTCTTCGGTGTCTTCATGACGACCGACCGCGTCAACCACTTCCTCTTCGAGGACTACGAGCGCGACGGCGCGAACAAAGAGGCGTTCCTCGACTTCTACGAGAAGGTCGACGACTACCTCGGCAAGCTCCGCGAGCAGCTCCCCGAGGACGTCACGATGGTCGTCGCGAGCGACCACGGCTTCACCACCCTCGACAACGAGGTCCACCTCAACGAGTGGCTCCAGCGCGAGGGCTGGCTCGAGTTCGACACGGACGAGCCCGAGGAACTCGCGGACATCTCCGAGGACGCCCGCGCGTACTCGTTCATCCCGGGTCGCGTCTACCTCAACCTCGAGGGGCGCGAACCGCGTGGCTCGGTCCCGCAGGACGAGTACGAGGAGGTTCGCGACGAACTCAAGGCCGAACTCGAGGCGCTCGAAGGCCCGGACGGCGAGAAGGTCGCAGAGCGCGTCGTCGAGAAGGAAGAGGCCTTCCGCGGCGACCACGACGACATCGCGCCGGACCTCGTCATCATCCCGAACCACGGCTTCGACCTCAAGGCCGGCTTCAAGGGCCACGACGACGTGTTCACGAAGGGTGCCCGCAACGGGATGCATAGCTTCGACAACGCCTCGCTGTTCGTCGACGACCCCGAGGCGAACATCTCCGACGCCGACCTCTTCGACATCGCGCCGACCATCCTCGACCTGCTGGAGATCGACTTCCAGCGCACCGAGTTCGACGGCGCGAGCCTGGTCTGA
- a CDS encoding YgaP family membrane protein, which produces MERNVNDDGQLVRIGLGSVAMFAAMVAGAGFQRVSVGLLLGVVGAVLLLTGAVRVCPIRAALE; this is translated from the coding sequence ATGGAACGAAACGTCAACGACGACGGGCAGCTGGTCCGCATCGGGCTGGGGTCGGTCGCGATGTTCGCCGCCATGGTCGCCGGAGCCGGGTTCCAACGCGTGTCGGTCGGGCTCCTCCTCGGCGTGGTCGGTGCAGTGCTGTTGCTCACGGGTGCGGTTCGGGTCTGCCCCATCCGGGCGGCACTCGAGTAG
- a CDS encoding inorganic diphosphatase, producing MTNLWEDLETGPNPPETIYAVVECLKGERNKYEYEKDIPGVVLDRVLHSNVHYPSDYGFIPQSYYDDEDPFDVLVLVEDQTFPGCVIEARPVALMKMDDDGEQDDKVIAVPTEDPRFDHIQDLDDIPQQQQDEIDEFFATYKNLEEGKEVETLGWEDKEAAKEAIEHAMDLYEENFQ from the coding sequence ATGACGAATCTCTGGGAAGACCTCGAAACTGGCCCGAACCCGCCGGAGACCATCTACGCAGTCGTCGAGTGCCTCAAAGGCGAGCGCAACAAGTACGAGTACGAGAAGGACATCCCCGGAGTCGTGCTGGACCGCGTCCTCCACAGCAACGTCCACTACCCCTCGGACTACGGGTTCATCCCGCAGTCGTACTACGACGACGAGGACCCCTTCGACGTGCTCGTCCTCGTCGAGGACCAGACGTTCCCGGGCTGCGTCATCGAGGCGCGCCCCGTCGCCCTCATGAAGATGGACGACGACGGCGAGCAGGACGACAAGGTCATCGCGGTGCCGACCGAGGACCCGCGCTTCGACCACATCCAGGACCTCGACGACATCCCGCAGCAACAGCAGGACGAGATCGACGAGTTCTTCGCGACCTACAAGAACCTCGAGGAGGGCAAGGAGGTCGAGACCCTGGGCTGGGAGGACAAGGAAGCCGCGAAGGAGGCCATCGAGCACGCGATGGACCTCTACGAAGAGAACTTCCAGTAA
- a CDS encoding PadR family transcriptional regulator, whose product MSEAQAVTGQQGIARELTAFQHNILVILAKEPMYGLAIKRELEEYYGTEVNHGRLYPNLDELVGLGLIDKSELDKRTNQYELTDDGYDAVMDQLEWTLSKIGEDDERADEIRALLE is encoded by the coding sequence ATGTCAGAGGCACAAGCAGTCACCGGGCAACAGGGTATCGCGCGCGAGCTTACCGCGTTCCAGCACAACATCCTGGTCATCCTAGCGAAGGAGCCGATGTACGGGCTCGCCATCAAGCGCGAACTCGAGGAGTACTACGGCACCGAGGTCAACCACGGCCGTCTGTACCCCAACCTCGACGAACTCGTCGGGCTCGGGCTCATCGACAAGAGCGAACTCGACAAGCGGACCAACCAGTACGAGCTGACCGACGACGGCTACGACGCCGTCATGGACCAGCTCGAGTGGACGCTCTCGAAGATCGGCGAGGACGACGAGCGCGCGGACGAGATCCGCGCCCTCCTCGAATAG
- a CDS encoding DUF7108 family protein — translation MPEDATQPDTEEPDDQQELPEDVVEEAERLTRLAREAVDEGAIESYEDRRTDLLADHEFTARVRDDDDGETLVLHPEEWVEDGVIRTDRIEDTDRAVEVSLSGPGDAEEWENVAEHNDELVAAVAAEHGDVHASNARKFADFMGNHYARPADSATSAELQEFLTEYYPRNAWPTEEEEAVVETSLRLVFETAEKRVPDF, via the coding sequence ATGCCTGAGGACGCCACACAGCCAGACACCGAGGAGCCCGACGACCAGCAGGAACTGCCCGAGGACGTGGTCGAGGAGGCCGAACGCCTCACCCGACTCGCCCGCGAGGCGGTCGACGAAGGTGCCATCGAGTCCTACGAGGACCGCCGAACCGACCTGCTCGCCGACCACGAGTTCACCGCCCGCGTCCGCGATGACGACGACGGCGAGACGCTGGTCCTCCACCCCGAAGAGTGGGTCGAGGACGGCGTCATCCGGACCGACCGCATCGAGGACACCGACCGGGCGGTCGAGGTCTCGCTGTCCGGCCCCGGCGACGCAGAGGAGTGGGAGAACGTCGCGGAACACAACGACGAACTGGTCGCCGCCGTCGCTGCGGAACACGGCGACGTCCACGCGAGCAACGCCCGCAAGTTCGCCGACTTCATGGGGAACCACTACGCGCGGCCGGCCGACAGCGCGACGAGCGCGGAGCTACAGGAGTTCCTGACAGAGTACTATCCACGCAACGCGTGGCCGACAGAGGAGGAGGAAGCAGTGGTCGAGACGTCGCTGCGGCTGGTCTTCGAAACCGCTGAGAAGCGGGTGCCCGATTTCTAG